From a region of the Etheostoma cragini isolate CJK2018 chromosome 20, CSU_Ecrag_1.0, whole genome shotgun sequence genome:
- the lrit3b gene encoding leucine-rich repeat, immunoglobulin-like domain and transmembrane domain-containing protein 3b isoform X2 — MYLLVLVHILQSSLLAVHSCPAACACSYGLVQCSDPGISAVPINVPSDTVKLRLEKTLISRVPRAAFYNLSELRFLWLTYNSVTSIHPSSFVNLKALRELRLDGNLLTSFPWEGLRDTPRLQTLGLHNNRLSSLPAHAALFLPNITYLDLSSNRLTILPAEMLDLWFPVPGQQERPEKRRVLGLHDNPWLCDCQISMVMSLSTSLGSPVVLMDQLLVCRRSLGQSGVLVTQAELSRCMRPSVQPAATRVISPLGSNVILRCDATGYPTPTLTWIKTSAHTDCCQQDILEDSYQLPRNLESFMQESPRVGVRWSIISLNGLSYEDAGEYRCQARNMAGISEAPIKLKVVGISRISNLPRKKPKKPRPKSSTKNTKPNQTPAPTNSSSGKDKQILQNSPAPSINKTQTAPKVFPKDRYIKRRKMNLTNAKAPTSIKSTPEPPGNSTTAPLSEKRV; from the exons ATGTATCTGCTGGTCCTGGTTCACATCCTGCAGTCCTCTCTGTTGGCGGTCCACTCCTGTCCAGCTGCATGTGCCTGCTCGTACGG GTTGGTGCAGTGCAGTGACCCTGGCATCTCAGCTGTTCCCATCAACGTCCCCTCTGACACAGTCAAACTGCGTCTGGAGAAGACCTTGATCTCCAGGGTGCCCCGGGCAGCCTTCTACAACCTGTCCGAGCTGCGTTTTCTGTGGCTGACCTACAACTCCGTCACCTCCATCCACCCCAGCAGCTTTGTGAACCTGAAGGCCCTGCGGGAGCTGCGTCTGGATGGGAACCTCCTGACGTCCTTCCCCTGGGAGGGGCTCAGGGACACGCCTCGCCTCCAGACTCTGGGTCTCCATAACAACCGCCTGTCCAGCCTTCCTGCCCACGCTGCTCTCTTTCTTCCCAACATCACCTACCTCGACCTGTCCAGCAACAG GCTCACTATATTACCTGCTGAGATGCTGGACCTTTGGTTTCCTGTCCCAGGACAACAGGAAAGAccagaaaaaagaagagttttGG GTCTCCATGACAACCCCTGGCTGTGTGACTGCCAGATCTCCATGGTGATGTCCCTGTCCACGTCCCTGGGGAGTCCTGTGGTTCTGATGGACCAGCTGCTGGTGTGCCGCCGGTCTCTGGGTCAGTCGGGGGTGCTGGTGACCCAGGCTGAGCTGTCCCGCTGTATGAGGCCTTCGGTCCAGCCTGCAGCCACCAGAGTCATCTCTCCACTGGGCAGCAACGTGATCCTCCGCTGTGACGCCACCGGCTACCCAACACCAACCCTGACCTGGATCAAAACCTCAGCCCACACTG ATTGTTGCCAACAAGACATCCTTGAGGACTCCTACCAGCTACCCAGGAATTTGGAAAGTT TTATGCAGGAATCACCTCGAGTGGGAGTTCGCTGGTCGATAATCAGCCTGAACGGGTTGTCGTACGAGGACGCCGGTGAATACCGCTGCCAGGCGCGGAACATGGCGGGAATATCTGAAGCCCCGATCAAACTGAAGGTGGTGGGAATCTCAAGAATATCCAATCTGCCAAGAAAGAAGCCCAAAAAGCCTCGACCCAAATCATCAACCAAAAACACGAAGCCAAACCAGACTCCAGCTCCCACCAACTCCTCCTCAGGGAAGGATAAGCAGATCCTCCAAAACAGTCCTGCACCTTCCATTAACAAGACCCAGACAGCGCCCAAAGTGTTTCCTAAAGACAGGTACATTAAAAGGCGCAAAATGAACTTAACAAATGCAAAGGCCCCAACATCCATCAAATCTACACCTGAACCCCCAGGAAACTCTACAACTGCTCCATTGTCAGAGAAACGTGTGTAA
- the lrit3b gene encoding leucine-rich repeat, immunoglobulin-like domain and transmembrane domain-containing protein 3b isoform X1, whose protein sequence is MYLLVLVHILQSSLLAVHSCPAACACSYGYSGTAETRLVQCSDPGISAVPINVPSDTVKLRLEKTLISRVPRAAFYNLSELRFLWLTYNSVTSIHPSSFVNLKALRELRLDGNLLTSFPWEGLRDTPRLQTLGLHNNRLSSLPAHAALFLPNITYLDLSSNRLTILPAEMLDLWFPVPGQQERPEKRRVLGLHDNPWLCDCQISMVMSLSTSLGSPVVLMDQLLVCRRSLGQSGVLVTQAELSRCMRPSVQPAATRVISPLGSNVILRCDATGYPTPTLTWIKTSAHTDCCQQDILEDSYQLPRNLESFMQESPRVGVRWSIISLNGLSYEDAGEYRCQARNMAGISEAPIKLKVVGISRISNLPRKKPKKPRPKSSTKNTKPNQTPAPTNSSSGKDKQILQNSPAPSINKTQTAPKVFPKDRYIKRRKMNLTNAKAPTSIKSTPEPPGNSTTAPLSEKRV, encoded by the exons ATGTATCTGCTGGTCCTGGTTCACATCCTGCAGTCCTCTCTGTTGGCGGTCCACTCCTGTCCAGCTGCATGTGCCTGCTCGTACGGGTACAGTGGAACAGCAGAGACCAG GTTGGTGCAGTGCAGTGACCCTGGCATCTCAGCTGTTCCCATCAACGTCCCCTCTGACACAGTCAAACTGCGTCTGGAGAAGACCTTGATCTCCAGGGTGCCCCGGGCAGCCTTCTACAACCTGTCCGAGCTGCGTTTTCTGTGGCTGACCTACAACTCCGTCACCTCCATCCACCCCAGCAGCTTTGTGAACCTGAAGGCCCTGCGGGAGCTGCGTCTGGATGGGAACCTCCTGACGTCCTTCCCCTGGGAGGGGCTCAGGGACACGCCTCGCCTCCAGACTCTGGGTCTCCATAACAACCGCCTGTCCAGCCTTCCTGCCCACGCTGCTCTCTTTCTTCCCAACATCACCTACCTCGACCTGTCCAGCAACAG GCTCACTATATTACCTGCTGAGATGCTGGACCTTTGGTTTCCTGTCCCAGGACAACAGGAAAGAccagaaaaaagaagagttttGG GTCTCCATGACAACCCCTGGCTGTGTGACTGCCAGATCTCCATGGTGATGTCCCTGTCCACGTCCCTGGGGAGTCCTGTGGTTCTGATGGACCAGCTGCTGGTGTGCCGCCGGTCTCTGGGTCAGTCGGGGGTGCTGGTGACCCAGGCTGAGCTGTCCCGCTGTATGAGGCCTTCGGTCCAGCCTGCAGCCACCAGAGTCATCTCTCCACTGGGCAGCAACGTGATCCTCCGCTGTGACGCCACCGGCTACCCAACACCAACCCTGACCTGGATCAAAACCTCAGCCCACACTG ATTGTTGCCAACAAGACATCCTTGAGGACTCCTACCAGCTACCCAGGAATTTGGAAAGTT TTATGCAGGAATCACCTCGAGTGGGAGTTCGCTGGTCGATAATCAGCCTGAACGGGTTGTCGTACGAGGACGCCGGTGAATACCGCTGCCAGGCGCGGAACATGGCGGGAATATCTGAAGCCCCGATCAAACTGAAGGTGGTGGGAATCTCAAGAATATCCAATCTGCCAAGAAAGAAGCCCAAAAAGCCTCGACCCAAATCATCAACCAAAAACACGAAGCCAAACCAGACTCCAGCTCCCACCAACTCCTCCTCAGGGAAGGATAAGCAGATCCTCCAAAACAGTCCTGCACCTTCCATTAACAAGACCCAGACAGCGCCCAAAGTGTTTCCTAAAGACAGGTACATTAAAAGGCGCAAAATGAACTTAACAAATGCAAAGGCCCCAACATCCATCAAATCTACACCTGAACCCCCAGGAAACTCTACAACTGCTCCATTGTCAGAGAAACGTGTGTAA
- the fam241a gene encoding uncharacterized protein FAM241A, whose product MSTLTQPANDQYAFRRREFEELPSENQRRWQTPPHVHGPRQTAQHQRHRVDGSQTRPGPPTEPGARWPHVDDPTTREPRLDDCERMGTLFGMLNKGLRGMGFSQMYFGDKIVEPVVIVFFWLLLWFLGIQALGLVGTLCIIIIYIQK is encoded by the exons ATGTCCACTTTAACGCAACCTGCCAATGACCAGTATGCTTTCCGTCGACGTGAGTTTGAAGAGCTGCCGTCAGAAAACCAGAGAAGATGGCAAACCCCTCCACACGTCCACGGTCCGAGGCAGACGGCACAGCACCAGCGACACCGG GTAGACGGCAGCCAGACCCGACCCGGACCTCCCACCGAGCCCGGCGCCAGGTGGCCCCACGTGGACGACCCCACCACCAGAGAGCCGCGGCTGGACGACTGCGAGCGCATGGGGACTCTGTTTGGGATGCTCAACAAGGGTCTGCGGGGGATGGGCTTCAGCCAGATGTACTTTGGGGACAAGATCGTGGAACCCGTAGTGATAGTGTTCTTCTGGCTGCTGCTCTGGTTCCTGGGTATCCAGGCCCTAGGACTAGTGGGAACCCtgtgcatcatcatcatctacatCCAGAAGTAA
- the jkamp gene encoding JNK1/MAPK8-associated membrane protein gives MAVAMSSTCPGTYCGRMMVNGSVEGDCGVCPRGERANIQKVCERCTESPELYDWLYLGFMAMLPLVLHWFFIEWYSGKKSSSALLQHITAMLESGVSAVVTLLVTEPVGTLSIHSCRVQMLSDWYTMLYNPSPDYVNTLHCTQEAVYPLYTIVLIYYAFCLVLMMLLRPLLVKKIACGLGKSDRFKSIYAALYFFPILTVLQAVGGGLLYYAFPYIILVLSLVTLAVYMSASEIQSFKNLVTKKKRLVVLFSHWLLHAYGIISISRLDKLEQDLPLLALVPGPALFYIATARFTEPSRILSEGGNGH, from the exons ATGG cTGTGGCCATGAGTTCGACGTGCCCGGGTACATACTGCGGCAGGATGATGGTCAATGGATCCGTGGAGGGAGACTGTGGC GTCTGTCCTCGAGGAGAGCGGGCCAACATCCAGAAGGTGTGCGAGCGCTGCACTGAGTCCCCCGAGCTCTACGACTGGCTCTATCTGGGCTTCATGGCCATGTTGCCCTTAGTGCTGCACTGGTTCTTCATCGAGTGGTACTCTGGAAAGAAGAG TTCCAGCGCTCTGCTGCAGCACATCACAGCCATGTTGGAGTCGGGCGTGTCGGCTGTGGTCACCCTGCTGGTCACAGAGCCGGTGGGGACGCTCAGCATCCACTCCTGCCGAGTCCAGATGCTGTCGGACTGGTACACCATGCTCTACAACCCCAGCCCCGACTACGTCAACACGTTACACTGCACGCAGGAGGCCGTCTACCCGCT CTACACCATCGTGTTGATCTACTACGCGTTCTGCCTGGTGCTGATGATGCTGCTGCGCCCTCTGCTGGTGAAGAAGATCGCGTGCGGCCTGGGCAAATCGGATCGCTTCAAGAGCATCTACGCTGCTCTGTACTTCTTCCCCATCCTCACCGTGCTGCAGGCGGTGGGCGGAGGGCTGCTCT actATGCGTTTCCCTACATCATACTGGTCCTGTCTCTGGTCACGCTGGCTGTGTACATGTCTGCCTCGGAGATACAG TCTTTTAAGAACCTTGTCACCAAGAAGAAGCGTCTGGTGGTCCTGTTCAGCCATTGGCTGCTCCACGCGTACGGCATCATCTCTATCTCCCGATTGGACAAGCTGGAGCAGGACCTGCCGCTGTTGGCCCTCGTGCCGGGTCCCGCCCTCTTCTACATCGCCACCGCCCGCTTCACGGAGCCCAGTCGCATCCTGTCGGAGGGCGGCAACGGACACTGA
- the LOC117935478 gene encoding G-protein coupled receptor 135 encodes MDSRVSTALRGSSGSNYTADTPGPGFTDHLGTTSPGVPRVVSIVTSIVTATTEATLVNTGNLSTFRDHRGSELGPIHPASTPSVLSAAESKSVLQGITVATQALVLLAIFLLSSFGNSAVVVVIIKHRQLRTVTNAFIMSLSLSDFLTAVLCLPISFVMLFSKDGTWMFGDRFCVANGFFNTCFGIISTLTMTLISFDRYFAIVRQPQAKIGRQKATRLLIAVWLIAVIFSLPWYLLIRPPTAIHKQGFYHCMYVFHSGTSRMGTAYSICLIVVCYLLPFALMCFCHYNICKTVRLSEIRVRPVTTYAYLLRFYSEMRTATTVLIMIVFIIFCWGPYCLMGLVTALGDYTFNPAMDTVAIWLAWANGAINPLIYALRNPNISMLLGRSREEGYRTRNIAAYLSSQTHNREARLNQAERIRDRYVSRVGVSNNSRLSNSSPGKGGGGGGGGGGEVSMWACKNPAVFFCRDAQPDTATLPNSVSAPKTKTADTSL; translated from the exons ATGGATTCGCGTGTTAGCACTGCCCTGCGGGGCAGCAGTGGCAGCAACTACACAGCTGACACCCCGGGTCCAGGCTTCACCGACCACCTGGGTACTACCTCACCTGGGGTACCAAG GGTTGTTTCCATAGTGACCAGCATAGTGACCGCCACCACAGAGGCCACATTGGTAAACACAGGAAACTTATCGACGTTCAGAGACCACAGAGGGAGTGAGCTCGGTCCAATCCATCCGGCGTCGACCCCGTCGGTGCTGAGCGCCGCTGAGAGTAAGTCCGTCCTGCAGGGCATCACCGTGGCAACTCAGGCCCTGGTACTCCTCgccatcttcctcctctccagCTTCGGTAACTCGGCGGTCGTCGTCGTCATCATCAAACACAGACAGCTGCGGACGGTGACCAACGCTTTCATCATGTCGCTGTCGCTGTCGGACTTCCTCACGGCTGTGCTGTGTCTGCCGATCTCCTTCGTCATGCTGTTCAGCAAGGATGGTACCTGGATGTTCGGGGATCGTTTCTGCGTGGCCAACGGCTTTTTCAACACCTGCTTTGGTATCATCTCCACCCTGACTATGACTTTGATCTCCTTCGACCGGTACTTTGCCATTGTCAGACAGCCGCAGGCCAAAATAGGGCGCCAGAAAGCAACTCGGTTGCTGATTGCCGTGTGGTTGATTGCAGTCATTTTCTCGTTGCCTTGGTATCTCTTAATCCGACCGCCTACAGCCATCCATAAGCAAGGTTTCTACCACTGTATGTACGTGTTCCACTCCGGGACTTCTCGCATGGGCACGGCTTACAGCATCTGCCTTATCGTCGTTTGTTATTTACTGCCCTTCGCCCTCATGTGTTTTTGCCACTACAACATCTGTAAGACAGTTCGTCTCTCTGAAATccgagtccgacctgtgaccaCGTACGCATACTTACTGCGTTTCTACAGTGAAATGCGAACGGCCACCACAGTTCTGATtatgattgttttcattattttttgttggGGGCCATATTGTTTAATGGGGTTAGTTACAGCGTTGGGGGACTACACGTTCAACCCGGCAATGGACACAGTGGCCATCTGGCTAGCCTGGGCAAACGGAGCCATCAACCCTCTGATCTACGCCCTGAGGAACCCCAATATATCCATGTTACTGGGGCGCAGCAGAGAGGAGGGCTATCGGACGAGAAATATCGCTGCGTACCTCTCCAGCCAAACCCATAACCGCGAGGCCAGGCTTAACCAAGCAGAGAGGATCAGGGACCGCTACGTGAGTCGCGTAGGGGTGAGCAATAACAGCCGGCTGTCAAATTCAAGTCctggaaaaggaggaggaggaggaggaggagggggaggagaggtgTCAATGTGGGCCTGTAAAAACCCTGCCGTGTTCTTCTGCAGGGACGCCCAGCCGGACACCGCAACACTTCCCAACTCCGTCAGTGCGCCAAAGACGAAGACCGCGGACACCAGCCTGTGA